One genomic window of Paeniglutamicibacter sp. Y32M11 includes the following:
- a CDS encoding ABC transporter family substrate-binding protein, translated as MRVQRISKAVAVGAALALALTACAPGGGNAPTESATSAKTDGKFSVEPTNSGLADLGDIQTKDDSVSYSVGAEEFISYNGLTPESYSTYNSAITDRLFASFTYFGTDGKIYPNEDLGKYEVVSEDPMTVKYTINPEAKWSDGTDITVADAVLAWGVQNTNLADGKKPLFNSVSQDLGQTIPKGPEGDPAGKEFTVTYAKPDPDFAIQTMIYSPAHVVAKQGGMSTAELAEAILSGDSAALKKAAAFWNTGWNTSPGKLPAADLIPSSGPYKLGSWEAGQSVTLVANENYYGTPAATKELVIRFAAPDTMVQALQNGDIDVIEPQPTVDTLAQLTALGDSVQVHQGDSLTWEHLDFNFRKGSLFADNLELRKAFAMCVPRQQIVDNLIKPLNPEATVMNAREVFPFQDNYADVVGAAYAGQYDNVDIEGAKAILATEGVTAPEVRIGYSAPNPRRTEEVAMIKSSCEQAGFKVVDVGDAKFFAPGGTLERGDYEVALFAWAGSGQITSGENIYASGKPQNYGKYSNKEVDAAWERLTTTLDPAVHATETKNIEKLLWDDLYGIPVFAHPGLGASAADVLNVRDTATQNGLVWNAEQWVRAE; from the coding sequence ATGCGTGTTCAGCGTATTTCCAAAGCTGTTGCGGTAGGTGCTGCACTCGCACTGGCACTTACTGCATGTGCTCCGGGAGGCGGCAATGCCCCCACCGAGTCGGCAACGTCGGCAAAGACCGACGGCAAATTCAGTGTCGAGCCGACCAACTCAGGTCTCGCCGATCTCGGCGACATCCAAACCAAGGATGACTCGGTCAGCTACTCCGTGGGTGCTGAGGAATTCATCAGCTACAACGGTCTGACCCCTGAGTCGTACAGCACGTACAACTCGGCCATCACCGACCGACTCTTTGCCAGCTTCACGTACTTCGGCACCGACGGAAAGATCTACCCGAACGAAGATCTTGGTAAGTACGAGGTCGTCAGCGAAGATCCGATGACCGTGAAGTACACCATCAACCCGGAAGCCAAGTGGTCAGACGGCACCGACATCACGGTCGCCGACGCTGTGTTGGCATGGGGCGTACAGAACACGAATCTCGCCGATGGCAAGAAGCCGCTGTTCAACTCCGTATCGCAGGACCTTGGCCAGACTATCCCTAAGGGACCCGAGGGTGATCCGGCGGGCAAGGAATTCACGGTTACCTACGCGAAGCCCGATCCGGACTTCGCCATCCAGACCATGATCTACAGCCCGGCACACGTTGTAGCCAAGCAAGGTGGCATGAGCACCGCCGAACTCGCGGAAGCTATTCTCTCTGGAGATTCGGCAGCATTGAAGAAGGCCGCGGCATTCTGGAACACCGGGTGGAACACCTCACCGGGTAAGCTCCCCGCAGCCGACCTGATTCCATCTTCGGGTCCGTACAAGCTTGGTAGCTGGGAAGCCGGCCAGTCCGTCACCCTGGTCGCGAATGAAAACTACTACGGCACCCCGGCGGCAACCAAGGAACTTGTTATCCGCTTCGCCGCACCGGACACCATGGTTCAGGCCTTGCAGAATGGCGATATTGACGTCATCGAGCCGCAGCCGACTGTTGATACCCTGGCTCAGCTGACCGCCTTGGGTGACTCGGTACAGGTTCACCAGGGTGATTCGCTCACCTGGGAGCACCTGGACTTCAACTTCAGGAAGGGCTCACTCTTCGCCGATAACCTGGAGCTGCGCAAGGCCTTCGCCATGTGCGTACCGCGCCAGCAGATCGTGGACAACCTGATCAAGCCGCTGAACCCGGAAGCCACGGTCATGAATGCCCGCGAGGTATTCCCGTTCCAGGATAACTACGCAGATGTCGTCGGCGCCGCATACGCCGGACAGTACGACAACGTCGACATTGAGGGCGCTAAGGCCATCCTCGCTACCGAGGGTGTCACGGCACCCGAGGTTCGTATCGGTTACTCCGCTCCTAACCCGCGGCGTACCGAAGAAGTTGCCATGATCAAGTCCTCGTGCGAACAGGCCGGATTCAAGGTTGTTGACGTCGGAGACGCGAAGTTCTTCGCCCCGGGTGGAACCCTGGAGCGTGGCGACTACGAGGTAGCACTGTTCGCTTGGGCTGGCTCCGGCCAGATCACCTCGGGCGAGAACATCTACGCATCGGGCAAGCCACAGAACTACGGCAAGTACTCCAACAAGGAAGTTGACGCAGCATGGGAGCGGTTGACCACCACCCTGGACCCAGCCGTCCACGCTACGGAAACCAAGAATATTGAGAAGTTGCTCTGGGATGATCTGTACGGCATCCCGGTATTCGCTCACCCGGGCCTGGGAGCCTCCGCCGCTGACGTCTTGAACGTCCGCGACACGGCCACCCAAAACGGTCTGGTTTGGAACGCGGAACAGTGGGTCCGCGCAGAATAA
- a CDS encoding ABC transporter permease, with protein sequence MLRFILRRLGASIGILFAASLLLYVLVINSGDPLSELRESNAENRETLMQRRIEFMNLDMPWYLRYWTWLVGVGKCFTLQCDLGTSRQGVEVNSLLALAAGSTLRLVLLATVLAAILGIAIGVLTAVRQYSGLDYGVTFITFLFFSLPVFWAAVLLKEYMAIGYNDWMKDPTFSPLQIIVIALVVGFLMQVFLAGPLKRRIITFAVAAAFVAIVIPYLTWLNFFRYPQLGFGGILLLGLGVALSGTAMTVGLRNTKVLYPAVATVVLGAIIYFATFGLLESPNWFILIAGAILAVVIPALLGKYMGGHLRGPAMGVSIVTGLVMAALTAIDHIFRAWPGFLLLKPRPIATIGSQTPNFAGDFWESFLDKGTQLLLPTILLAIISLASYSRYTRSSMLEVGQQDYIRTARSKGLSERTVIFRHAFRNAMIPIATIAAFDFAGLIGGAVITESVFGWRGMGELFRTGLMQVDPAPVMAFFLVTGTAAVVFNMLADIFYAILDPRIRV encoded by the coding sequence GTGTTGAGATTTATTCTTCGCAGGCTGGGTGCGTCGATAGGGATCCTGTTCGCCGCCTCGCTCCTGCTATACGTTCTCGTGATCAACTCGGGAGATCCGCTCTCCGAACTCCGGGAAAGCAATGCGGAAAACCGCGAAACTCTAATGCAACGGCGCATCGAGTTCATGAACTTGGACATGCCCTGGTACCTGCGTTACTGGACCTGGCTCGTGGGCGTTGGCAAATGTTTCACGCTGCAATGTGATCTGGGAACGAGCCGACAAGGAGTAGAAGTCAACTCGCTGCTCGCCCTCGCGGCCGGCTCCACACTGCGTCTAGTCTTGCTGGCCACGGTACTTGCCGCCATATTGGGCATTGCCATTGGTGTTTTGACAGCGGTTCGCCAGTACTCCGGTTTGGACTACGGCGTCACCTTCATCACCTTCCTCTTCTTCTCCCTTCCGGTTTTCTGGGCTGCGGTGCTGCTCAAGGAGTACATGGCCATCGGGTACAACGACTGGATGAAGGATCCCACTTTTTCTCCGCTTCAAATCATCGTGATTGCGCTGGTTGTTGGATTCCTCATGCAGGTATTTCTCGCCGGACCACTCAAGCGACGCATCATCACCTTTGCTGTCGCAGCGGCCTTCGTCGCCATCGTCATTCCCTACCTCACCTGGCTGAACTTCTTCCGCTACCCGCAGCTGGGCTTCGGCGGAATCTTATTGCTTGGACTGGGAGTGGCGCTCAGCGGCACGGCCATGACCGTGGGCCTGCGCAATACGAAGGTGCTCTACCCCGCGGTGGCTACCGTCGTTCTGGGCGCAATTATTTACTTCGCGACCTTCGGACTTCTGGAAAGCCCGAACTGGTTCATCCTGATCGCCGGAGCAATCCTTGCGGTCGTTATCCCGGCACTGCTTGGCAAATACATGGGCGGGCACCTGCGAGGCCCCGCCATGGGCGTTTCGATCGTCACCGGACTGGTGATGGCGGCACTAACCGCTATCGACCACATCTTCCGGGCTTGGCCAGGATTCCTCCTGCTCAAGCCACGACCCATCGCCACGATCGGTTCGCAAACACCGAACTTTGCCGGTGATTTCTGGGAAAGCTTCCTGGACAAGGGAACCCAATTACTGCTTCCCACCATTCTGTTGGCGATTATTTCGCTCGCAAGTTACAGCCGCTACACCCGCTCCTCGATGCTGGAAGTGGGGCAACAGGATTACATTCGCACCGCGAGGTCCAAGGGCCTGAGCGAACGAACGGTGATTTTCCGCCACGCTTTCCGTAATGCCATGATCCCCATCGCCACCATCGCCGCCTTCGACTTCGCGGGCCTGATTGGCGGAGCGGTGATCACCGAATCGGTCTTCGGCTGGCGCGGCATGGGTGAATTGTTCAGAACTGGGCTGATGCAAGTGGACCCGGCCCCCGTGATGGCCTTCTTCCTGGTAACGGGAACCGCCGCGGTCGTGTTCAACATGCTGGCAGATATCTTCTACGCAATTCTGGATCCGAGGATCAGGGTATGA